The Pseudomonas fluorescens nucleotide sequence GGTAGCGGTGTCGGTGCCGTTTCGCCTTGACCAGTGTGCCGATCGCATCGGCCTGGGCTTTTCCCGGGTGTACCAGGCGCACTTCATGCGCGCCATGCTCGCCTATGTGAAAGACAAGCAGCGCCACTTCCAGCATCACGGCCACCACGAAGGGCTGGCCGCGCTGGAGCGCCTGGGCCCGCTGGAAAACCTGCGCACCTTCTGGGATTTCGACGGTCGGGTGACCGCCCCGCTCAATGGCTTTGCCGATGCCAAGGACTATTACCGGCGCGCCTCCAGCCGATATTTTCTGGGCGAGAACCGCACGCCAACGCTGATCATCCATTCCAGCGACGATCCGTTCGTGTTTGCCCATAGCCTGCCAGCGGCCAATGAGCTGGCGGCGCAGACCACCTTCGAGCTGCATGCGCGGGGCGGGCATGTGGGGTTTGTCGATGGCAGCGTGCGCAACCCGGGGTATTACCTGGAGCGGCGGATACCGCAGTGGCTGGCTGGAAACTGAGCTGACGTCCAGGGCCTCATCGCGGGTCAAGTCGGATCGCCGCACCGCCGCTCCCACATGCCCCGCGATGCTTTTCAGTCGCCCTTAGCTATCGCCCGCGTGGGATCAGTAATCCACTCACTCCACGAGCCCGCATACAGCCTGCCCAGCGGATAGCCTGCCAGCGCCAGGGCAAACAGGTTGTGGCAAGCCGTCACCCCCGACCCACAGTAAGCCACCAGTTGCTCCGGCGGTCGTTTGCCAAACTTCTCGGCAAAACGCTGCTTGAGCTGCTCGGCCGGCAAAAACCGGCCATCGGCGCCCAGGTTGTCGGTAAATGCCGCGCACTGCGCGCCTGGGATGTGCCCGGCCACCGGGTCTATGGGTTCGACCTCGCCACGAAAACGCGGCAAGCCGCGGGCATCGATCAGGGTCAGTTCGGGCTTGCCCAGGCGCTCGCCCAACTGTGCGGCATCCAGCACCAGGCTGTCGTCCGGCTCACCGCTGAAATGACCTTCGCGCTTGGCCGGCGGGTCGAGGCTCAGCGGCAGCCCGGCCGCGTGCCAGGCTTTAAGGCCGCCATCGAGGATTGATACCCCGCTGCGCTTGCCCAGCCAGGCCAGCAGCCACCAGGCCCGGGCTGCAAAAGCGCCCGGGCCGTCGTCGTACAGAACAACTTCACTGTCGTTGTCGATGCCCCAGCCACGCAGCCGCTCGACCAGTTTCTCGGCGTCCGGCAGCGGGTGACGGCCGGTCACACCCTTGATGATCGGCCCGCTGAGGTCGCGCTCCAAATCAACACAATGCGCCCCGGCAATATGCCCCTCGGCGTAACTGCGCTGGCCATAATCAACATCTTCCAAAGCAAAACGACAATCGAGAATCACCAGCGCCGGCGCCTCCAGGCGTTCGGCCAATTGCTGGGCGGTGATCAGTTGCGCGAGGGGCATGACAGTCTCCTGAACGATTGAACGGATAAGGCCCGGGCGTTATTGCTCCAGCGCCTGGTTAAGCGAAACGTAGAATTCCTGGCACAAGGCATCCACGGCGGGGCGCGCCTTGGCGGTGACGAAGCCGAGCTCCAGGACCAATACCTGAAAGACACCGCGCTTGAAGGCTTCTTCACTCAAATGTGCGGAGTTTTCGCGAGTGGTGCAAAGAAAACGTACCCATGACGTGAGGATGATCCAGGCATTGAGGGTCAGCGACTCGATCTGCACGGTGTCCATTTCAACGATACCGGCCTCGACGAAGCCGCGGTAGATCGCCTGGCCTTGCAGCAGGCAGCGCTGGGAGAAGCGCCGGTAACGGGCGGCCAGCTCCTTGTCGCTGTCGAGCAGGTGCTCAAGGTCGCGGTGCAAAAAGCGGTAGTTCCACATCGCCGCCAGCAGCGCCTTGAGGTAGAAGCGTTTGTCCTCGACGGTGGCTACGCGCCCTTGGGGAGGGCGCAGGAAGCTTTCCACCAGCTCTTCGTACTGGGTGAAGAGCACAGCGATGATTTCCTGCTTGTTAGCGAAGTGGTAGTACAGGTTGCCGGGCGATATCTCCATGTGCGCGGCAATGTGATTGGTGCTGACACTGCGTTCGCCTTGCTGGTTGAACAGCTCCAGGCTGTTCTGCACGATGCGCTCGCGGGTCTTGATACGCGGGGCCATGATCAGCTCCAGAAAGTGAGCTTATAAAGAATAGGACCATCTTACGGATTATCCCGACGGGATGTACTTGAGTTGTCGTAGGAATGGTCGCAAATGCCGAAAAACTAGAGTATATACTCTAGAAAAATACTGACCTTGCCGTGGAGTTTCGCATGCTTGCCGACGCTACCCGCTCCCTTCCCAGCACCGAACTCGACAACCTCGATGCGCTGTTCACCGCCCAACGCCAGGCCTTCAGCGGCAACCCGCTGCCTTCGCCAGCGCAACGCAGGCAATGGCTCAAAGGCTTGCGCCAGGCCCTGCTGGAGCAGAAAAACGCGCTGATCGCCGCGATCAGCGAGGATTTTGCCGGGCGTAGCACCGACGAAACCTTGCTGGCCGAACTGATGCCCAGCGTCCAGGGGCTGCAGCATGCCGAGAAACATTTGAGCCAATGGATGAAAGCTTCAAGGCGCAAGGTCGGCCTGGCCTTTCAGCCAGCCAGTGCCAAGGTGCACTACCAGCCACTGGGCGTGGTCGGGATCATCGTGCCATGGAACTACCCCCTGTTTCTCGCAATCGGCCCGCTGACCTGCGCCCTGGCCGCCGGCAATCGGGTCATGCTCAAGCTCAGCGAGGCCACGCCAGCGACCGGGCTGCTGTTGAAGCAGTTGCTTGGCAAAGTGTTTCCTGAAGACCTGGTTAGCGTGGTACTGGGCGAAGCTGAAGTTGGCCAGGCGTTTTCGCAACTGCCGTTCGATCACCTGTTGTTCACAGGCGCCACCAGCGTCGGCCGCCAAGTGATGCTCGCCGCCGCACAGAACCTGACCCCGGTAACCCTGGAACTGGGCGGCAAATCACCGGCAATCGTCTCTTCCAACGTGCCACTGGCCGACGCCGCCGAACGCATTGCCTTCGGCAAGACCCTCAATGCCGGGCAGACCTGCGTGGCCCCCGACTACGTGCTGGTGCCGCGTGATCGCCTGGATGACTTCGCCAGTGCCTACGGCAACGTGGTACGGCGCTTTTACCCGACCGTTGCCGACAACCCGGACTACAGCGCGATCATCAATCCGCGCCACCTGGCCCGACTGCAAAGCTACCTCGACGATGCCCGCGACAAGGGTGCCGAAATCGTCGACCTGTATCCGCAAGAGCCACGCCAGGGGCGGCGCCTGCCTCCGCACCTGCTGCTCGGGGTCAATGACGCTATGCGCGTGATGCAGGACGAAATTTTCGGCCCGCTGCTGCCACTGGTGCCCTACGACTCGCTCGACCAGGCGCTGGACTACATCAACCAACGTCCTCGCCCATTGGCCCTGTACTACTTCGGCTACGACCGCAGTGAGCAGCAACGGGTGCTGGAGCAAACCCACTCCGGTGGCGCGTGCCTTAACGACACCCTGCTGCATGTCGCCCAGGACGACCTGCCGTTTGGCGGCATCGGCCCATCGGGCATGGGCCACTACCATGGCCATGAAGGCTTCCTGACCTTCAGCAAGGCCAAGGCCGTGTTCGCCAAACAGCGTTTCAACGCCGCACGGCTGATCTACCCGCCCTATGGCAAGGCTCTGCAGAAGCTGGTGTACAAACTATTCATTCGCTAAAAACCACATTCGGGCCTGACAACAATGACTACAAGCCTGCCTGCCCTCCCCGCGCTGAGCCGGCGCGGGCTACTCAAGTTCAGCCTTGGCGCCAGTGCATTCCTGGCCACCGCCGGCTTGGGCGCCAGCCTCAGCGGTTGCTCGGCACAAACGCCGGCCAGTGGCTTCATCACCCTGCGCCAGAATGACTTGCCGATCCTTCACGCCCTGATCCCGGTGATCCTCGCCGGCACCCCGGCCGCCGACAGCCGCGATGCGTTGCTACGCAGGCTGGATAACAAACTCGCCGCACTGTCGCCGGCCATGCTCAAGCTGACCCGGCAATTGTTCGATGTGCTGGCAATGGCGGTCACCCGCGGGCCACTGACCGGCATCTGGGGCAGTTGGGACAACGCCCGCAGCACGCAGATCGAAGCCTTCCTGCAACGCTGGCAGGACAGCTCGCTGAACCTGCTGCGCATGGGCCACGCCTCGCTGCTGCAACTGCTGCACATGGCCTGGTACGAAATGCCCGAATCCTGGGCCCATTGCGGCTACCCCGGTCCGCCGAAGATCTGATCCACCGATAACCACAAGAGGCTGAAGATGCCCGTACCCGACCTGTTTCGCGACGGCCTCGCCCGAGGCTGGAAAACCCGTGACGCCTCGCGCCTGGACCAGGACCTGAGCCTTGAAACCGACATTGCCATCATCGGCAGTGGTGCCGGCGGCGCCACCAGTGCCGAATTGCTCAGCGCAGCCGGCTTCAAGGTGCTGTTGATCGAAGAAGGCCCGCTGAAAACCAGCAGTGACTTTCACATGCTCGAAGACCAGGCCTACGCCAGCCTCTACCAGGAAGGCATCGGCCGCATGAGCAAGGATGGCGCCATCACCATCCTGCAAGGCCGCGCGGTCGGCGGCACCACCCTGATCAACTGGACCTCGAGCTTTCGTACGCCGGAACCGACCCTGGAGCACTGGTCCCGGGAACATGGCGTAAAGGGCCTGAGCAGCGCCGAGTTGGCACCATGGTTCGCGCGTATGGAACAGCGCCTGGGTATCGAGCCGTGGATCATGCCGCCCAACGCCAACAACGAGGTGCTGCGCCGCGGCTGCGAAGCGCTGGGCTACAACTGGAAGGTGATCCCGCGCAACGTGCGCGGCTGCTGGAACCTGGGCTATTGCGGCATGGGTTGCCCGGTCAATGCCAAACAGTCGATGCTGGTCACCAGCATCCCGGCGACCCTGGAGCACGGCGGCGAGCTGCTTTACCTGGCCCGCGCCGAACGCCTGGAACACGACGGCGAGCAGATCACCGGCCTGCAATGCGTTGCCATGGACCCACGCTGCGTCGAGCCGAGCGGTCGGCAGATCCGGGTCAAGGCACGCCACTACATCCTCGCGGGTGGCGGCATCAACAGCCCGGCCCTGCTGCTGCGTTCGGACGCCCCCGACCCCCATGAACGCTTGGGTAAACGCACCTTTTTGCACCTGGTCAATTTTAGTGCCGGGCTGTTCAAGGACAAGGTCAACCCGTTCTACGGCGCACCGCAGTCGATCTACTCCGACCACTTCCAGTGGCGTGACGGCGTCAGCGGGCCAATCGGCTACAAGCTCGAAGTACCACCGCTGCAGCCGGCACTGGCCAGCACCCTGCTGGGCAGCTTCGGCAAGGACAACG carries:
- a CDS encoding hydrolase, which gives rise to MFPSTPSPFKPALGLGNPHMQTLWGPLWRKSAALSRQRERLWLADGDFLDLDWHGPHEATTPVVLVLHGLTGSSSSPYVIGLQQALADRGWASVALNWRGCSGEPNLLPRSYHSGASEDLAEAVDHLRAQRPQAPLYAVGYSLGGNVLLKHLGEAGSASQLQAAVAVSVPFRLDQCADRIGLGFSRVYQAHFMRAMLAYVKDKQRHFQHHGHHEGLAALERLGPLENLRTFWDFDGRVTAPLNGFADAKDYYRRASSRYFLGENRTPTLIIHSSDDPFVFAHSLPAANELAAQTTFELHARGGHVGFVDGSVRNPGYYLERRIPQWLAGN
- a CDS encoding sulfurtransferase, whose amino-acid sequence is MPLAQLITAQQLAERLEAPALVILDCRFALEDVDYGQRSYAEGHIAGAHCVDLERDLSGPIIKGVTGRHPLPDAEKLVERLRGWGIDNDSEVVLYDDGPGAFAARAWWLLAWLGKRSGVSILDGGLKAWHAAGLPLSLDPPAKREGHFSGEPDDSLVLDAAQLGERLGKPELTLIDARGLPRFRGEVEPIDPVAGHIPGAQCAAFTDNLGADGRFLPAEQLKQRFAEKFGKRPPEQLVAYCGSGVTACHNLFALALAGYPLGRLYAGSWSEWITDPTRAIAKGD
- a CDS encoding TetR/AcrR family transcriptional regulator; its protein translation is MAPRIKTRERIVQNSLELFNQQGERSVSTNHIAAHMEISPGNLYYHFANKQEIIAVLFTQYEELVESFLRPPQGRVATVEDKRFYLKALLAAMWNYRFLHRDLEHLLDSDKELAARYRRFSQRCLLQGQAIYRGFVEAGIVEMDTVQIESLTLNAWIILTSWVRFLCTTRENSAHLSEEAFKRGVFQVLVLELGFVTAKARPAVDALCQEFYVSLNQALEQ
- a CDS encoding coniferyl aldehyde dehydrogenase, producing the protein MLADATRSLPSTELDNLDALFTAQRQAFSGNPLPSPAQRRQWLKGLRQALLEQKNALIAAISEDFAGRSTDETLLAELMPSVQGLQHAEKHLSQWMKASRRKVGLAFQPASAKVHYQPLGVVGIIVPWNYPLFLAIGPLTCALAAGNRVMLKLSEATPATGLLLKQLLGKVFPEDLVSVVLGEAEVGQAFSQLPFDHLLFTGATSVGRQVMLAAAQNLTPVTLELGGKSPAIVSSNVPLADAAERIAFGKTLNAGQTCVAPDYVLVPRDRLDDFASAYGNVVRRFYPTVADNPDYSAIINPRHLARLQSYLDDARDKGAEIVDLYPQEPRQGRRLPPHLLLGVNDAMRVMQDEIFGPLLPLVPYDSLDQALDYINQRPRPLALYYFGYDRSEQQRVLEQTHSGGACLNDTLLHVAQDDLPFGGIGPSGMGHYHGHEGFLTFSKAKAVFAKQRFNAARLIYPPYGKALQKLVYKLFIR
- a CDS encoding GMC family oxidoreductase yields the protein MPVPDLFRDGLARGWKTRDASRLDQDLSLETDIAIIGSGAGGATSAELLSAAGFKVLLIEEGPLKTSSDFHMLEDQAYASLYQEGIGRMSKDGAITILQGRAVGGTTLINWTSSFRTPEPTLEHWSREHGVKGLSSAELAPWFARMEQRLGIEPWIMPPNANNEVLRRGCEALGYNWKVIPRNVRGCWNLGYCGMGCPVNAKQSMLVTSIPATLEHGGELLYLARAERLEHDGEQITGLQCVAMDPRCVEPSGRQIRVKARHYILAGGGINSPALLLRSDAPDPHERLGKRTFLHLVNFSAGLFKDKVNPFYGAPQSIYSDHFQWRDGVSGPIGYKLEVPPLQPALASTLLGSFGKDNALRMEQLAHTHVMLALLRDGFHPDSVGGEVQLRGDGSPVLDYPVSPYAWDGVRRAFQSMAEIQFAAGAETVLPLHSDAQPAKNLAQARQMIDSLSLELFRTRLGSAHVMGGCAMGEDPRQAVCDSLGRHHQLGNLSIHDGSLFPTSIGANPQLSVYGLTARLSDALAERLGAGR